The following proteins are co-located in the Labrys monachus genome:
- a CDS encoding NUDIX hydrolase: MSLVPPERTRAASPRDAASLILVDRSGRVPKVLMGRRHHGHVFMPGFMVFPGGRVEAADRSMRVYGSLAPHTERNLLARVSRPSPGKARALALCAIRETFEETGLLLGETGLGAPPATSAPWRAFAAREVYPAPEALHFVARAITPPRHPRRFDTRFFVADAANIAGRTDGVIGPDTELVELKWLGFDETQDENLADITRKILSEVVRRLAEGLERDLPVPLFHERRGTWRRDEI, from the coding sequence ATGAGCCTCGTGCCGCCCGAACGAACCCGGGCCGCCTCGCCCCGCGATGCCGCCTCCCTCATTCTCGTCGACCGCAGCGGTCGTGTGCCGAAAGTATTGATGGGGCGCCGGCATCACGGCCACGTCTTCATGCCCGGCTTCATGGTGTTTCCGGGCGGCCGCGTCGAGGCCGCCGACCGCTCGATGCGCGTCTACGGCTCCCTCGCCCCTCATACCGAACGCAATCTCCTCGCCCGTGTCAGCCGGCCTTCGCCGGGCAAGGCACGGGCCCTCGCACTGTGCGCCATCCGGGAAACATTCGAGGAGACCGGCCTTCTGCTGGGGGAAACGGGGCTCGGCGCGCCTCCGGCGACCAGCGCCCCTTGGCGGGCCTTTGCCGCCCGGGAGGTCTACCCCGCGCCGGAAGCCCTGCATTTCGTGGCGAGGGCCATCACGCCGCCCCGTCACCCGCGGCGGTTCGACACGCGCTTCTTCGTGGCGGATGCCGCGAATATTGCCGGCCGCACCGACGGCGTGATAGGCCCTGACACCGAGCTGGTGGAACTGAAATGGCTGGGCTTTGACGAAACGCAGGACGAGAATCTCGCGGACATCACGCGCAAAATCCTCTCCGAAGTCGTGCGGCGGCTGGCGGAGGGGCTCGAACGAGACCTGCCCGTACCGCTCTTCCATGAACGGCGCGGCACCTGGCGGCGCGATGAAATCTGA
- a CDS encoding MFS transporter, whose translation MSDSRASLLGERKPGRTQVVTIAAAITCISVAGIGLSLVTPLMSLLLSARGISATTIGIIMAAGSLAGIAVSPFVPRLAVLFGLRNFVLLNLALATVVLCLFPLLQSLAAWFVLRFLFSIAVGSLFVLSEYWINAAAPSARRGLVMGIYATALSIGFAVGPGLLIVAGGATSVLFVVGAAFFVVAAIPILFAGRAVPALEGKSTLSVWRFVLVAPVATAAAFVYGAIEQGSFSFLTLYGEAIRLSQNDSAWLLTLFGLGNVISQVPLGLLSDRYSRPLLLLACALVSTAGALLMPLFAEDLPLLMAVIFVTGGMAGGLYTVGLSHLGAHFSGRALATANAAFIMLYGLGMTAGAPVLGIVVDTVRPHGFAFGLAFICGAYALLVLSRLGTRAS comes from the coding sequence ATGTCCGATAGCCGGGCGTCCCTGCTCGGGGAGCGGAAACCCGGACGGACGCAGGTCGTGACCATCGCGGCGGCGATCACCTGCATTTCAGTCGCGGGCATCGGTCTGTCGCTGGTGACGCCGCTGATGTCCCTGCTGCTTTCGGCACGGGGTATCAGCGCCACGACGATCGGCATCATCATGGCCGCCGGCAGTCTGGCCGGCATCGCTGTCAGCCCGTTCGTGCCGCGGCTGGCCGTGCTGTTCGGCCTGCGCAATTTCGTCCTGCTCAATCTGGCGCTCGCCACGGTGGTGCTGTGCCTGTTTCCGCTGCTTCAATCACTCGCGGCCTGGTTCGTGCTGCGCTTCCTGTTCAGCATCGCGGTCGGCAGCCTGTTCGTGCTGTCGGAATATTGGATCAATGCGGCAGCGCCGAGCGCCAGGCGAGGCCTGGTCATGGGCATCTATGCCACGGCACTCTCGATCGGCTTTGCCGTCGGCCCGGGACTGCTCATCGTCGCCGGCGGCGCGACATCGGTGCTGTTCGTCGTCGGCGCGGCCTTCTTCGTCGTCGCAGCCATACCGATTCTCTTCGCCGGGAGGGCTGTGCCGGCGCTGGAGGGCAAATCCACCTTGTCGGTCTGGCGCTTCGTGCTGGTCGCCCCGGTGGCGACCGCTGCAGCCTTCGTCTATGGCGCCATCGAGCAAGGCAGCTTCTCCTTTCTGACCCTGTACGGCGAGGCGATCCGATTGAGCCAGAACGACTCGGCCTGGCTCCTCACGCTGTTCGGCCTCGGCAACGTCATTTCCCAGGTCCCGCTCGGGCTGCTGTCCGACCGGTACAGCCGTCCCCTGCTGTTGCTGGCCTGCGCGCTGGTCTCGACGGCCGGCGCCTTGCTGATGCCGCTCTTTGCCGAGGACCTGCCTTTGTTGATGGCCGTGATCTTCGTGACCGGCGGAATGGCCGGCGGCCTCTACACCGTCGGCCTCTCCCATCTCGGCGCCCATTTCTCCGGGAGGGCCCTGGCGACCGCCAACGCCGCCTTCATCATGCTGTATGGGCTGGGCATGACGGCAGGCGCGCCGGTGCTCGGCATCGTGGTCGATACTGTCCGTCCGCACGGGTTTGCCTTCGGCCTCGCCTTCATCTGCGGCGCCTATGCGCTCCTGGTGCTTTCCCGCCTTGGAACGCGTGCAAGTTAG
- the rpmG gene encoding 50S ribosomal protein L33: protein MAKAATIKIKLISTADTGYFYVTKKNTRTKTEKLSMKKYDPVARKHVEFKETKIK, encoded by the coding sequence ATGGCCAAGGCCGCAACCATCAAGATCAAGCTGATTTCGACGGCTGACACGGGTTATTTCTACGTCACGAAGAAGAACACCCGTACGAAGACCGAGAAACTCTCGATGAAGAAATACGATCCCGTCGCGCGCAAGCACGTCGAGTTCAAGGAAACCAAGATCAAGTAG